A stretch of Lysinibacillus agricola DNA encodes these proteins:
- a CDS encoding DUF342 domain-containing protein translates to MILVRNDNFEISEENGKVFMLTYSASFPLKEFDSILRSHPRLKLSNFSILKNVLATESSSPVEIGRWLPNVEAEIARDKMSTSIFIYETHDYILKNKEKLTQQILETLENEGIVYGVLDFDISKIEPGKAFLIAQGTPPVAGIDAQITYLPKPERKPVIREDGKADYYDMNFISEISEGSWLGEKIPATLGEPGKNVLGEIMAAAPGRDFPIRYDKKSAYEVEEDGKVVIRSKIAGVLDDVKGMIGVNRHLPINGDVGVETGNLEFNGSLSIKGTVSSGYTVIATGDISIEGAEGVSGAKLIKSIEGDVYIRGGIFGLGSTLVEAGGNIFVKHVNESNLVANDSIHIGFYALGSQLSAHSIFVDERKGKIIGGRAVAKNTIVTAISGNRLERRTDLIIESVNKKESYSIMQEKATKLKQLQLEISEHEAKIKSLLSLLSQMSKEQIATFEQTKHSLTKLKAEAMTIDREVKLMMDEMRHAGKEEIIVTKEAYPGTYIQIGKKSSLLGKMTNGKFLLEFGELNV, encoded by the coding sequence TTGATTCTAGTTCGAAATGATAACTTCGAAATATCTGAAGAAAATGGCAAGGTATTTATGCTTACTTACAGTGCCAGTTTTCCATTAAAAGAATTTGATAGTATTTTACGTAGTCATCCGCGACTTAAATTGTCTAATTTTTCAATATTAAAAAATGTTTTAGCAACAGAAAGCTCAAGCCCTGTTGAAATTGGACGCTGGCTTCCAAATGTTGAAGCGGAAATTGCACGAGACAAAATGTCTACCTCTATATTTATATATGAAACACATGATTATATTCTAAAGAATAAAGAAAAATTAACTCAACAAATTCTAGAAACACTTGAAAACGAAGGAATTGTTTATGGGGTTTTGGATTTTGATATTTCCAAGATTGAGCCAGGAAAAGCATTTTTAATTGCACAAGGAACACCACCTGTGGCAGGAATAGATGCACAAATTACATACTTACCTAAACCAGAGAGAAAGCCAGTAATTCGCGAAGATGGGAAAGCTGATTATTATGACATGAACTTTATTTCTGAAATTTCCGAAGGTTCGTGGCTAGGCGAAAAAATCCCTGCGACTTTAGGTGAACCTGGGAAAAATGTACTAGGCGAAATTATGGCTGCTGCACCAGGTCGTGATTTTCCTATACGATACGATAAAAAATCAGCTTATGAAGTGGAAGAGGATGGGAAAGTTGTCATCCGTTCGAAAATAGCTGGTGTATTAGATGATGTCAAAGGCATGATCGGTGTAAATAGACATTTACCTATTAATGGAGATGTTGGCGTTGAAACCGGTAATCTAGAATTTAATGGATCCCTAAGCATTAAAGGAACAGTTTCATCTGGCTATACAGTCATTGCTACTGGAGATATTTCCATCGAAGGTGCTGAAGGTGTAAGCGGTGCCAAACTTATTAAATCCATTGAAGGGGATGTCTATATTCGCGGAGGAATTTTTGGTCTGGGCTCAACTCTTGTAGAGGCAGGCGGCAATATTTTTGTCAAGCATGTCAATGAGTCGAATTTAGTTGCAAATGACAGTATTCATATAGGATTTTATGCATTGGGATCACAGCTCTCTGCACATTCTATCTTTGTGGACGAACGAAAAGGTAAAATTATTGGGGGCCGTGCAGTTGCCAAAAATACAATCGTCACTGCCATCTCAGGAAATCGTTTAGAGCGTCGAACTGATTTAATCATCGAAAGCGTCAATAAAAAGGAAAGTTATTCGATTATGCAAGAAAAGGCAACGAAGCTTAAGCAACTGCAATTAGAAATCTCAGAGCACGAAGCAAAAATTAAAAGCTTACTATCACTCCTGAGCCAAATGTCTAAGGAGCAGATAGCTACATTTGAGCAAACAAAGCATAGCTTAACGAAATTGAAAGCGGAAGCAATGACAATTGATCGTGAGGTTAAGCTAATGATGGATGAAATGCGTCATGCAGGGAAAGAGGAAATTATTGTGACCAAGGAAGCTTATCCTGGTACCTATATTCAAATTGGAAAAAAATCATCCTTGTTAGGTAAAATGACAAATGGTAAATTTCTTCTCGAATTCGGTGAGTTAAATGTCTAG
- a CDS encoding DUF2627 domain-containing protein has product MARLAAFIVMLIPGLMAAGGIKFMRDTLFGKLISPFPFLWLQFVVGIILFVIGFGFFAGFLLHRDRKNGKIAPRFQKK; this is encoded by the coding sequence ATGGCTCGTTTAGCTGCATTTATTGTAATGCTTATTCCAGGTCTTATGGCTGCAGGTGGCATTAAATTCATGCGTGATACATTATTTGGTAAGCTTATTTCACCTTTCCCATTTTTATGGCTACAATTCGTCGTTGGCATTATTCTCTTTGTTATTGGCTTTGGCTTTTTCGCAGGATTCTTACTTCACCGCGATCGAAAAAATGGAAAAATAGCTCCACGCTTCCAAAAAAAATAA
- a CDS encoding PH domain-containing protein: MGLFDGIIGNASEVNLEKLQEEVKDLLTPNETIKNAYKIIRDTFIFTDKRLILIDKQGVTGKKTQYHSIPYKSILHFSVETAGTFDLDAELKIWVSGSELPIQKNFNKSTNMS, from the coding sequence ATGGGGTTATTTGATGGGATAATAGGTAATGCAAGTGAAGTTAATCTAGAAAAATTACAGGAAGAAGTTAAAGATTTACTAACACCTAATGAAACAATTAAGAATGCCTATAAAATTATAAGAGATACGTTTATTTTTACGGATAAAAGACTTATCTTAATCGATAAACAAGGAGTCACTGGAAAGAAAACGCAATATCATTCAATTCCATATAAGAGTATTCTTCATTTTTCAGTTGAAACTGCGGGAACATTTGATCTAGATGCAGAGTTAAAAATTTGGGTTTCCGGTAGTGAATTACCGATACAGAAAAACTTTAATAAATCAACTAACATGAGTTAA
- a CDS encoding Leu/Phe/Val dehydrogenase, protein MEIFKYMEKYDYEQLVFCQDEASGLKAIIAIHDTTLGPALGGARMWTYASEENAIEDALRLARGMTYKNAAAGLNLGGGKTVIIGDPFKDKNEEMFRALGRFIQGLNGRYITAEDVGTTVTDMDLIHEETNYVTGISPAFGSSGNPSPVTAYGVYLGMKAAAKEAFGSDSLEGRTISVQGLGNVAYKLCEYLHNEGAKLVVTDINQAAIDRVVNEFGATAVAPEEIYSQEVDIFSPCALGAIINDETIPQLKAKVIAGSANNQLQDSRHGDYLHELGIVYTPDYVINAGGVINVADELYGYNRERAMKRVEGIYDSIEKIFAISKRDGIPTYVAANRLAEERIARVSKSRSQFLKNEKNILHGR, encoded by the coding sequence ATGGAAATCTTCAAGTATATGGAAAAGTATGATTATGAACAATTGGTATTTTGCCAAGATGAAGCATCAGGGTTAAAAGCGATTATCGCTATCCATGACACAACACTTGGGCCAGCACTAGGCGGGGCACGTATGTGGACATATGCATCAGAAGAAAATGCGATAGAGGATGCATTACGTTTAGCACGAGGGATGACCTATAAAAATGCAGCTGCTGGTTTAAACCTTGGCGGTGGAAAAACGGTCATTATCGGTGACCCATTTAAAGATAAAAATGAAGAAATGTTCCGTGCACTAGGACGTTTCATCCAAGGGCTAAATGGCCGCTATATTACAGCAGAAGACGTTGGAACTACAGTGACAGATATGGATTTAATTCATGAGGAAACAAATTATGTTACGGGAATTTCTCCGGCTTTTGGTTCATCCGGAAATCCATCTCCAGTAACTGCTTACGGCGTTTACCTTGGTATGAAAGCAGCAGCAAAAGAAGCATTTGGATCTGATTCACTAGAGGGACGTACAATTTCTGTCCAAGGGCTAGGAAATGTAGCTTACAAGCTTTGCGAGTATTTACATAATGAGGGTGCAAAACTTGTTGTTACAGATATTAATCAGGCGGCAATTGATCGAGTTGTGAATGAATTTGGTGCGACTGCAGTGGCACCAGAGGAAATCTATTCACAGGAAGTTGATATTTTCTCACCTTGTGCATTAGGAGCGATAATAAATGATGAAACGATCCCGCAACTAAAAGCAAAGGTTATCGCTGGTTCTGCTAATAACCAACTACAAGATTCTCGTCATGGTGATTATTTACATGAATTAGGGATAGTTTATACACCGGATTATGTGATTAATGCAGGTGGAGTAATTAATGTAGCTGATGAATTATACGGCTATAACCGTGAGCGTGCAATGAAGCGAGTTGAAGGTATTTACGATAGTATCGAAAAAATCTTCGCTATTTCTAAACGTGACGGCATCCCGACATATGTAGCGGCTAATCGTTTAGCAGA
- a CDS encoding glycerophosphodiester phosphodiesterase, giving the protein MSSESFIPVFAHRGASAYALENSFKAFEKALELGADGIELDIQLSKEGIPVVYHDSQLSRLVGINKLVNECTIEELQRFKLGKPWRRLFSTYKIPTFDAVLAWANSQQLPLNIELKSTILDNKSALIQMLHGLTLPIGSHFSSFHYELLEIVKQYRPEYETALIATKKIKWDLLSDYKAIDSVHMHKRYYKPRYLEACVASDKACRFYAIDGDETFLTNPHPSVIGWITDFPDKVIERQQR; this is encoded by the coding sequence ATGTCTAGTGAATCTTTCATTCCTGTATTTGCACATCGCGGGGCTTCAGCGTATGCACTTGAAAATAGCTTCAAGGCTTTTGAAAAGGCATTAGAGCTGGGAGCAGATGGGATTGAATTAGATATCCAGCTTTCAAAAGAAGGAATTCCCGTTGTATATCATGATTCACAGCTATCAAGATTGGTTGGCATCAATAAGCTTGTGAATGAATGTACGATAGAGGAGCTACAAAGATTTAAACTTGGGAAGCCGTGGAGACGATTATTTTCAACGTATAAAATTCCAACGTTTGATGCAGTTTTAGCATGGGCAAATTCACAACAACTACCCCTTAATATCGAATTAAAATCAACAATCCTTGATAATAAAAGCGCACTTATTCAAATGCTTCATGGGCTAACTTTGCCTATTGGCAGTCATTTTTCATCGTTTCACTATGAGCTTCTAGAGATTGTGAAACAATATAGGCCAGAATATGAAACAGCACTTATAGCAACGAAAAAAATAAAATGGGATTTGCTTAGTGATTACAAAGCGATTGATAGTGTTCATATGCATAAAAGGTATTATAAACCAAGATATTTAGAGGCTTGTGTAGCGAGTGATAAAGCATGTCGTTTTTATGCAATTGATGGGGATGAAACATTTTTAACGAATCCGCATCCTTCTGTAATTGGTTGGATTACTGATTTTCCGGATAAAGTAATTGAGAGACAACAACGTTAA